A stretch of the Uranotaenia lowii strain MFRU-FL chromosome 3, ASM2978415v1, whole genome shotgun sequence genome encodes the following:
- the LOC129753500 gene encoding uncharacterized protein LOC129753500 → MEVKSTAVQRLLLQQINLPVKGGRYHGRSNIRIPLSRTASGRLSFWSTKNPGGADRRTVPRFCLQLTFKCLPLVEASRKTGMATRSQQRWRNIKSLDHVPGRNAPGLNAYSFPKILFSDRAIESPVNSFEYKTTSMVSRFQCLILACKTHFEVDYIWTPIGLQRIITPERWVI, encoded by the exons ATG GAGGTGAAATCAACAGCAGTTCAGCGGCTCCTGCTACAGCAGATAAATCTTCCGGTGAAGGGCGGAAGATACCATGGAAGGTCCAATATAAGAATTCCCTTGTCCCGAACTGCCTCAGGCCGGCTCAGCTTTTGGTCAACGAAAAACCCCGGTG GAGCTGATAGGAGGACTGTTCCGCGGTTTTGTTTACAGTTGACCTTTAAATGTTTACCTCTGGTAGAAGCTTCTCGGAAAACGGGTATGGCAACACGCTCCCAGCAACGGTGGAGAAACATAAAATCTCTCGATCATGTTCCGGGTAGAAACGCTCCAGGCCTCAATGCTTATTCGTTCCCGAAGATTCTCTTCAGTGATCGAGCTATTGAAAGCCCCGTCAACTCTTTCGAATATAAAACTACGAGCATGGTGTCTCGGTTCCAATGTCTGATCCTTGCCTgcaaaacgcattttgaagtagACTATATATGGACGCCAATTGGACTTCAACGGATAATCACTCCCGAAAGATGGGTAATTTGA